The following coding sequences lie in one Spinacia oleracea cultivar Varoflay chromosome 1, BTI_SOV_V1, whole genome shotgun sequence genomic window:
- the LOC130465876 gene encoding uncharacterized protein, whose product MSIPPFSRQRAVRRWLRALTPTEKALLKEYHLEALLGLQQINIDYNFLHAALSFWDSDHHVFIFRGNEICPLPDEFAAILGYPTNATPATPGTIEEGKTTIGAFLRLDANMLAEIVVGDEVNLAKLVKHHFRPSKNMTEQKLNIRALVFCLLNHYLLSNNNGEFGDIRLIPLISQMESCYSIMPLVVAETLMSADELKKVAKSEYFKGSPQLLQIWLMERLGFWKLLPILNIIAL is encoded by the exons ttggctacgagcccttactcctacagaaaaggctttgttgaaagaataccacttagaggcacttttaggcttacaacaaattaatattgattacaactttctgcatgcagccctaagcttttgggattccgatcatcatgtttttatttttcggggcaacgaaatatgtcctttgccagatgaatttgctgcgatccttggttatcctactaatgctactcctgccactcctggcaccattgaagagggtaaaacaaccataggggctttcctaagactagatgctaacatgcttgctgagattgttgtaggtgatgaggttaatttggcaaaacttgtaaaacatcattttaggcctagtaaaaatatgaccgaacagaaattgaacattcgggcccttgtattttgcttgttgaatcattatttgctgtcgaataataatggcgagttcggtgacataaggttgatccccttgattagccagatggaaagttgctattctattatgccgttggttgttgccgagactttgatgagtgcggatgagctgaagaaggttgccaaatctgaatattttaaggggagcccccaattgctgcag atttggctcatggaacgactagGCTTttggaaactcctgccgatcctaaacattatcgccctatag
- the LOC130465877 gene encoding uncharacterized protein — protein MQLNDRVSGKNITCLFYIKYLFSFSSNLSPFSESSKTSHSLSSIDVTPSLSSQTIQPPPLHFSSPPSIFSSYDQTTAPPPKRATAFSATGANAFSEHRRTLLRTSSLTPKKSDLKIVSRPLKALEMMNSMKVI, from the exons ATGCAATTAAACGACCGTGTTTCTGGGAAAAATATCACATGCTTATTCTATATAAAATACCTATTTTCTTTCTCCTCTAACCTCTCACCATTTTCTGAATCATCAAAAAcctctcactctctctcctccattgatgtcactccttctctctcctcccaaacAATCCAGCCTCCTCCCCTCCACTTTTCGTCGCCGCCGTCGATTTTCTCTAGCTACGACCAAACAACCGCGCCACCTCCCAAGCGAGCCACCGCCTTCTCCGCCACCGGCGCTAACGCCTTCTCCGAACATCGACGAACGCTTCTCCGAACGTCGTCGCTAACGCCGAAGAAATCTG ACCTAAAAATAGTTAGCCGACCGTTAAAGGCCTTGGAAATGATGAACTCTATGAAAGTAATCTAG
- the LOC110793717 gene encoding glutaredoxin-C11-like — protein MERVNELAKTKAAVIFSKSTDCMSHSIVTLFHELGASPAVYELDHHPRGWEMEWALQHLGCKPTVPAVFIGGIYVGSATDVLAAHLNGSLKHRLIQAKAIWL, from the coding sequence ATGGAGAGAGTAAACGAATTGGCAAAGACTAAGGCAGCTGTGATATTCAGCAAGAGCACAGACTGCATGTCTCACAGTATCGTCACACTTTTTCATGAACTTGGTGCAAGCCCAGCAGTTTATGAGCTGGATCATCATCCTAGAGGATGGGAAATGGAGTGGGCCTTACAACATTTGGGCTGTAAACCAACTGTACCTGCAGTCTTTATTGGTGGAATATATGTGGGATCAGCAACCGATGTGCTTGCTGCTCACCTTAATGGTTCTCTCAAACATAGGCTCATTCAGGCAAAAGCTATCTGGCTTTAA
- the LOC110793716 gene encoding monothiol glutaredoxin-S9 — MDKVLKVVSENGVVIFSKSSCCLCYSVNILFQELGVTPFTYEIDKDPDGKEMEKAIMKLGCNTPVPAVFIGGQLKGSTNEIMSLHLRGALIPLLRPYQGFN, encoded by the coding sequence ATGGATAAGGTGCTAAAGGTGGTCTCAGAAAATGGTGTGGTAATCTTCAGCAAGAGCTCATGTTGCCTATGCTACAGCGTTAACATTTTGTTCCAAGAACTCGGGGTTACCCCTTTCACCTATGAGATTGACAAAGACCCTGATGGCAAAGAAATGGAGAAGGCGATCATGAAGCTTGGTTGTAACACACCGGTGCCAGCAGTGTTCATTGGTGGGCAGCTGAAGGGGTCCACCAACGAGATCATGTCGCTACACCTAAGGGGTGCTCTCATCCCATTGCTCAGGCCATACCAGGGTTTTAACTAA
- the LOC110793720 gene encoding uncharacterized protein, which produces MHSKSPKNVVVVGGGIAGALVAKHLQNHAHVTLIDPKEYFEIIWASMRSMVDQSFAERSTVDYSEFLPQVKLITSYAANITESEVLTAKGDRVPYDYLVIATGHVYSDPITRTEGLIKYQEAFDKIKSSSSILIIGGGPSGVELAGEIVNEFPDKKITLVHRGPRLLQFIGSKASQKGLEWLTSKKVEVILNQSVNLTPTLEGVYQTSGGETIVADHYINCTGIQSGSSWLKDTIVMNNLDMHGKLIVDKHLRVDGHRNIFAIGDITNLPELKQGYLAMRHADLTAKNMKLLLVGGTEEKMAVYKPGRSIAFVSLGKKDAVAEINGFTMSGCFPGLIKSGDLFVGKTRKTYGLQS; this is translated from the exons ATGCATTCGAAATCGCCGAAAAATGTGGTAGTGGTGGGAGGAGGAATTGCTGGTGCTCTTGTTGCTAAGCATCTTCAGAATCATGCCCACGTCACTTTAATAGATCC AAAGGAGTATTTTGAGATCATATGGGCTTCCATGAGATCAATGGTGGATCAATCATTTGCTGAAAGGTCTACAGTAGACTACAGTGAATTTCTGCCACAAGTGAAGTTAATTACTTCTTATGCGGCAAATATCACAGAGAGTGAAGTCTTAACTGCAAAGGGTGATCGTGTTCCATATGATTACCTTGTAATTGCCACAGGTCACGTGTATTCTGATCCTATCACCAGAACTGAAGGGCTTATCAAGTACCAAGAAG CATTTGATAAGATAAAatcttcaagttcaatattgaTCATTGGAGGTGGGCCTAGTGGTGTAGAGCTTGCTGGTGAAATAGTGAATGAGTTTCCTGATAAGAAAATTACTCTGGTTCATCGTGGACCTAGACTGCTTCAGTTTATTGGGTCCAAGGCATCACAGAAGGGTTTGGAGTGGTTGACCTCAAAGAAAGTTGAAGTGATCCTTAACCAATCTGTCAATTTGACACCAACTTTAGAAGGTGTTTATCAAACTTCTGGTGGAGAGACAATAGTTGCTGATCATTATATCAACTGCACTGGGATTCAGTCAGGGTCTTCATGGCTCAAGGATACAATAGTAATGAACAATTTGGATATGCATGGGAAATTGATTGTTGATAAGCACTTGAGGGTCGATGGTCATAGAAACATCTTTGCTATTGGTGATATTACAAATCTTCCA GAACTAAAACAAGGTTATTTGGCTATGAGACATGCTGACTTAACTGCAAAGAATATGAAGTTGTTGCTTGTAGGAGGAACCGAGGAGAAAATGGCCGTTTACAAGCCTGGTCGATCTATAGCATTTGTTTCACTGGGAAAGAAAGATGCTGTTGCAGAAATCAATGGCTTTACTATGAGTGGTTGTTTTCCTGGATTGATTAAATCAGGAGATTTGTTTGTGGGGAAAACAAGGAAGACATATGGGTTACAGTCTTAA